The Selenomonas sp. AB3002 genome contains a region encoding:
- the mscL gene encoding large conductance mechanosensitive channel protein MscL, producing MVEEFKKFIMRGNVLDMAVGIIIGAAFGKIVTSFVNDLLMPPLGLILGNVDFSNLFINLSSTPAATLAEAKEAGLPVIAYGAFLNSVVDFLIVAFAIFMLIRQVNKLMPKKEEAAPEPHLCPYCKTEIPEEATRCPHCTSELN from the coding sequence ATGGTAGAAGAATTCAAGAAATTCATCATGCGGGGCAATGTGCTGGACATGGCAGTAGGTATCATCATCGGTGCCGCCTTCGGCAAGATTGTCACTTCCTTCGTCAATGACCTGCTCATGCCGCCTTTGGGACTTATTCTGGGAAATGTTGATTTTTCCAATCTCTTCATCAATCTTTCCTCCACTCCTGCCGCCACGCTGGCTGAGGCCAAGGAAGCAGGGCTGCCTGTCATCGCCTACGGTGCTTTCCTGAACTCTGTGGTGGACTTCCTCATCGTGGCCTTCGCCATATTCATGCTGATCCGTCAGGTGAACAAGCTCATGCCCAAGAAGGAAGAGGCTGCTCCCGAGCCCCATCTCTGCCCTTACTGCAAGACGGAGATTCCCGAGGAGGCCACCCGCTGCCCCCACTGCACTTCCGAACTGAACTGA
- a CDS encoding NYN domain-containing protein: MFIDAENASPKWGVPLYVWLCQNFKVRECYCVGNRKAVPHDYLLLEGTRFHLVNSDLGKDSADTWLVMLGSRELCLRRSVKKIAILSNDRDFAPLAYLAAERKKKLIIYAANHVGTESLRQAIKRTEAGEAASVEVIELDKLVGRQLEQPHENLRTKLLTGARNIIKFPQRLWKKKEEPPLPSPQVMETHELVPAPKKKPKVAKKKVGGKKASELKRELKISFSQPGGESEKCFKSISVSAHNYLARRQDKLRLVLGMGRNGEFMEIPFVDGMQESTFVELLITFGIIKGGNVGQDFYSSLGLVCRKKAVYYDREGLEVEADEAGNVSA; encoded by the coding sequence GTGTTCATTGATGCGGAGAACGCCTCGCCCAAGTGGGGGGTGCCGCTGTATGTCTGGCTTTGCCAGAATTTCAAGGTACGGGAGTGTTACTGCGTGGGAAACCGCAAGGCGGTGCCTCATGACTATCTGCTGCTGGAGGGAACCAGGTTCCATCTGGTGAACAGCGACCTGGGGAAGGATTCGGCAGATACCTGGCTGGTGATGCTGGGGAGCCGGGAGCTTTGCCTCAGGCGCTCGGTGAAGAAAATCGCCATCCTGTCCAACGACAGGGATTTTGCGCCCCTGGCATATCTGGCAGCAGAGCGGAAGAAGAAGCTCATCATCTACGCCGCCAACCACGTGGGCACCGAGAGCCTCAGGCAGGCCATCAAGCGCACGGAGGCAGGAGAGGCGGCTTCTGTGGAGGTCATCGAGCTGGACAAGCTGGTGGGGCGGCAGCTGGAGCAGCCCCATGAGAACCTGCGCACCAAACTGCTGACCGGGGCCAGGAACATCATCAAGTTCCCCCAGCGGCTCTGGAAGAAGAAGGAGGAGCCGCCCCTTCCCAGCCCCCAGGTCATGGAAACCCATGAGCTGGTGCCTGCCCCCAAGAAAAAGCCCAAGGTTGCGAAGAAAAAGGTCGGAGGCAAGAAGGCTTCAGAACTGAAAAGGGAACTGAAGATTTCCTTCAGCCAGCCCGGAGGGGAAAGCGAGAAGTGCTTCAAGTCCATTTCCGTCAGCGCCCACAATTATCTGGCCCGCCGCCAGGACAAGCTCAGGCTGGTCCTGGGCATGGGCAGGAACGGCGAGTTCATGGAAATCCCCTTTGTGGATGGCATGCAGGAAAGCACCTTTGTGGAGCTGCTGATCACTTTCGGCATCATCAAGGGGGGAAATGTGGGACAGGACTTCTACAGCTCCCTGGGGCTGGTGTGCAGGAAAAAGGCTGTCTACTATGACCGGGAGGGCCTGGAAGTAGAGGCAGATGAAGCGGGAAATGTGAGCGCCTGA
- the tnpB gene encoding IS200/IS605 family element RNA-guided endonuclease TnpB encodes MDKYTMGFKFRIYPNHAQQELINRTLGCCRFVFNHFLAIRRDEWTANHKSVTYNQTSAMLTDLKKYEEYGWLKEVDSMALQESLKNLDIAYQNFFKHQSRYPRFKSKHNHSQSYRTRNQGNGIRIIRNRIKLPKIGAVKIKQSREFDGRILNATVSRAASGKYFVSLCVELDRGSLLKTNDGGEIGIDVGLKEFYSDSNGNTVANPRILRCLTRKLVREQRKLSRKMPRSANRGKARIRVARVHERISNIRRDFLHKTSTVLVRQNKTIAIEHLQIKNMLKNHKLARAISDVSWSEFFRQLEYKAELHGSDVLKVDTFYPSSQTCSECGYQNTETKNLGIRDWTCPACSSHHERDTNAAINILRKAIEQKQIA; translated from the coding sequence ATGGACAAGTACACAATGGGCTTCAAATTCAGAATATATCCGAACCATGCCCAGCAAGAACTAATTAACCGTACTCTGGGCTGTTGCCGATTTGTGTTCAATCATTTTCTCGCCATCCGTAGAGATGAATGGACTGCAAACCATAAGTCTGTAACCTACAATCAGACCAGTGCTATGCTGACGGACTTGAAAAAGTATGAGGAGTATGGCTGGCTGAAAGAGGTGGACAGCATGGCATTGCAGGAGTCCTTGAAGAATCTCGATATAGCATACCAGAATTTCTTCAAGCACCAATCAAGATACCCACGCTTCAAGTCTAAGCATAACCATAGCCAATCCTACCGCACCAGGAATCAGGGAAACGGTATACGTATCATAAGGAATCGAATTAAACTGCCAAAAATCGGAGCTGTGAAAATCAAGCAGAGCCGTGAATTTGACGGGCGAATCCTCAATGCTACGGTCAGCCGTGCTGCTTCTGGTAAATATTTTGTGTCTTTGTGTGTAGAATTGGACAGGGGAAGTTTGCTCAAGACCAATGACGGCGGAGAAATAGGCATTGATGTAGGTTTGAAAGAGTTCTATTCAGACAGTAATGGAAATACTGTTGCCAATCCCAGAATCCTGCGGTGTTTGACTAGAAAGTTGGTTCGAGAGCAAAGAAAGCTTTCTCGAAAAATGCCAAGGTCTGCAAATCGCGGCAAAGCCAGAATCCGTGTTGCCAGAGTACATGAGCGTATATCCAATATCCGCAGGGACTTCCTGCACAAGACATCAACTGTATTGGTCAGGCAGAATAAAACTATAGCCATAGAGCACTTACAAATCAAGAATATGCTGAAGAACCATAAATTGGCTCGTGCCATATCAGATGTAAGCTGGTCTGAGTTCTTCCGTCAGCTTGAGTATAAGGCAGAATTGCATGGCTCTGACGTTCTGAAGGTAGATACATTCTACCCGTCTAGCCAAACCTGTTCTGAATGTGGCTATCAGAACACGGAAACTAAAAATCTTGGTATCAGGGATTGGACTTGCCCTGCATGTAGCTCACACCATGAGCGAGATACCAATGCCGCAATAAACATACTGCGAAAGGCAATAGAGCAAAAACAGATTGCCTAA
- the tnpA gene encoding IS200/IS605 family transposase, whose translation MGEIKYHSSHNVVYSCKYHIVFCPKYRRKVLVNGVDTRLKELVKSICEEIQVDVIEMEIMPDHVHLLLEVPPQFGIHKAVKTIKGKTSRILRQEFPWLTTKLPSLWTNSYFCSTVGGAPLNIVKQYIESQKTSQRK comes from the coding sequence ATGGGAGAAATCAAATACCACTCGAGTCACAATGTAGTATATTCATGCAAATACCATATTGTGTTCTGCCCCAAATACCGCAGAAAAGTCTTGGTCAATGGCGTTGACACCAGACTGAAGGAGCTGGTCAAGTCAATCTGCGAAGAAATCCAGGTCGATGTAATCGAAATGGAAATCATGCCAGACCACGTACACCTTCTGCTGGAGGTTCCCCCTCAATTCGGCATACACAAAGCCGTAAAAACTATAAAAGGGAAGACCTCTCGTATCTTGAGGCAGGAATTTCCATGGCTTACTACTAAGTTACCAAGCTTGTGGACAAACAGCTATTTCTGCTCTACTGTCGGCGGTGCTCCGCTTAACATCGTGAAGCAGTATATCGAGAGCCAGAAAACATCGCAAAGGAAGTGA
- a CDS encoding M20/M25/M40 family metallo-hydrolase, with protein sequence MINEKRVLEEFLELVQIRCSTKDEREVADLLTQRLQDLGGTVREDNAGEKIGGNTGNLVADFPGTAEAPTLMLTAHMDCVEPCTGVKPIVQDGIIRSDGTTILGGDDKAGVVAILETLRQLKERHLPHGPLQVVFTVAEENGVHGSQNLDQSLLHADFGFTFDTHNHPGGITFMAPGKNQIRIHVEGKASHAGVNPEDGINAICAAGRLIATAPQGRIDEETTCNLGRIVGGSATNIVADSCDIFYESRSRDKEKLERLTKEICEHFTNGVQAAGCKITAEVSPDYGPYLLEKDCPAIRTAARAAEKLGLPVTLEESGGGSDANHFNTYGIPTAVLSVGMEKAHTKEEYLEEKDLYDAARWALAIVQEAAR encoded by the coding sequence ATGATAAATGAAAAGAGAGTGCTGGAAGAATTCCTCGAACTGGTGCAGATCCGCTGCTCCACCAAGGACGAGCGGGAAGTAGCCGACCTGCTGACTCAAAGGCTGCAGGACCTGGGCGGCACCGTCCGGGAGGATAATGCCGGAGAGAAAATCGGCGGCAATACGGGTAATCTGGTGGCAGATTTCCCCGGCACAGCAGAAGCACCCACCCTCATGCTCACCGCCCACATGGACTGCGTGGAACCCTGCACAGGGGTGAAGCCCATCGTGCAGGACGGCATCATCCGCTCTGACGGCACCACCATCCTGGGGGGCGATGACAAAGCGGGAGTGGTGGCTATCCTTGAGACCCTGCGCCAGCTGAAAGAGCGTCATCTCCCCCACGGCCCCCTGCAGGTGGTCTTCACAGTGGCCGAGGAAAACGGGGTGCATGGCTCCCAGAACCTTGACCAGAGCCTCCTCCACGCCGACTTCGGCTTCACCTTTGACACCCACAACCATCCCGGCGGCATCACTTTCATGGCTCCGGGGAAAAACCAGATCAGGATCCACGTGGAAGGCAAAGCCAGCCACGCGGGAGTCAATCCAGAGGACGGCATCAATGCCATCTGCGCTGCAGGCCGTCTCATTGCCACCGCCCCCCAGGGACGCATTGATGAGGAAACCACCTGCAACCTGGGCCGGATTGTGGGCGGCTCCGCCACCAACATAGTGGCCGACAGCTGCGACATCTTCTACGAAAGCCGCAGCCGTGACAAGGAGAAGCTAGAGAGGCTAACCAAAGAAATCTGTGAGCACTTCACCAATGGCGTCCAGGCTGCAGGCTGCAAGATTACCGCCGAAGTCAGCCCCGACTACGGCCCCTATCTGCTGGAGAAGGACTGCCCCGCCATCCGCACTGCCGCCCGGGCGGCAGAAAAGCTGGGGCTCCCCGTGACCCTGGAGGAATCCGGCGGCGGCTCAGATGCCAACCATTTCAACACCTACGGCATCCCCACTGCCGTCCTCTCCGTAGGCATGGAAAAAGCCCATACCAAGGAAGAATACCTTGAGGAAAAAGACCTTTACGATGCCGCCAGATGGGCTCTGGCCATCGTGCAGGAAGCCGCCAGATAA
- a CDS encoding SpoIIE family protein phosphatase, which yields MKPGIRKRLFLLMLSGSALSFLFLGLPVLYGIYELQTIVGQKEEAISREISYYTTDFAKEQAQEQMESEAEIHAGIMAYEAEEVQSDVLYLAGELKAILNSPEQYPSINLPNATYEAVPAGTAYVHFSPELAKAGLTPELEREIRAVSNLATTMVSLSRYYKCVFVGSSHGYMIRVDKSETPGALSHLSMERWQKTYDVRDRAWYQWGLKQQTIAFSSVYEGTDGIPIISCVMPYYDEDGIAGVLGVDCEPGNVLPIEQEGGLSCFVLGKEGEVLLSHLPQELASEIPEGKNLRESPITSLAFAARRMVQGNVGYRKVRLLGEEYYLSYAPSPKISWSVGTLIQKKKVTKAAGEAQSRMLGQLDELRSSFQRLFATLLLAVLGVLLLAVALVSYGSARASDFFCRPLRKLMAAAGEISRGNFSCKVEVHTGDELEQLASSFNGMTDELERYEKEIASTARETSRLEAELAAAAHIQTSLLPAPLPPREEFQLAAAMYPAKEVGGDFYDFFYVDEERLAVIIADVSDKGVSAALFMAAAKTVLKNSILSGAEGSSLAEAVAAANDQLSADNDEGLFVTVFAGILHLATGEFEYVNGGHNPPILLQGEEAPAYLPQTRKSPVLGMMEGIPFEEKRLCLAPGSRLFLYTDGVTEAMDESRQMFTKERLEKKLSLLSARAAMDEILEAILLEVKSHAGAAEQSDDITMLALKYAGKAGLSPAR from the coding sequence ATGAAACCGGGCATAAGGAAGAGACTGTTCCTGCTCATGCTGTCCGGGAGTGCCCTTAGCTTCCTGTTTTTGGGGCTGCCTGTCCTGTACGGCATCTATGAGCTGCAAACTATCGTGGGCCAAAAGGAGGAGGCCATCTCGCGGGAAATTTCCTACTACACCACGGACTTTGCCAAGGAACAGGCCCAGGAGCAGATGGAGAGTGAAGCTGAAATCCATGCTGGCATCATGGCTTATGAGGCAGAGGAGGTGCAGTCCGATGTACTGTATCTCGCCGGGGAGCTGAAGGCAATTCTCAATTCTCCTGAGCAGTATCCTTCCATAAATTTACCAAATGCTACTTACGAAGCTGTTCCTGCGGGAACAGCTTACGTCCATTTCAGCCCGGAGCTGGCAAAGGCGGGCCTTACACCGGAACTGGAGCGGGAAATCCGCGCAGTCTCCAATCTGGCCACCACCATGGTCAGCCTGAGCCGTTATTATAAATGCGTGTTTGTAGGCTCAAGCCACGGCTATATGATCCGTGTGGATAAAAGCGAAACGCCGGGAGCTCTTTCACACCTGAGCATGGAACGCTGGCAGAAGACTTATGATGTCAGGGATAGGGCCTGGTATCAGTGGGGGTTGAAGCAGCAGACTATTGCCTTCAGCAGTGTCTATGAGGGGACGGATGGCATTCCCATTATTTCCTGTGTCATGCCTTATTATGATGAAGATGGCATTGCAGGGGTGCTGGGGGTGGACTGCGAGCCGGGGAACGTCCTGCCCATTGAGCAGGAAGGGGGACTTTCTTGCTTTGTGCTTGGCAAGGAAGGAGAAGTCTTGCTCTCCCATCTGCCGCAGGAGCTTGCCAGTGAAATTCCGGAGGGGAAGAACCTCAGGGAAAGCCCCATCACCAGCCTGGCCTTCGCCGCCCGCCGCATGGTGCAGGGCAACGTGGGCTATCGGAAGGTGAGGCTGCTGGGGGAGGAGTACTACCTTTCCTATGCCCCGTCCCCCAAGATCTCTTGGAGCGTGGGCACTCTTATTCAGAAGAAAAAAGTGACCAAGGCCGCAGGGGAAGCCCAGTCCCGTATGCTGGGCCAGTTGGATGAGCTGCGCAGCTCCTTCCAGCGGCTTTTCGCCACCCTGCTGCTGGCGGTGCTGGGGGTGCTGCTCTTGGCCGTGGCGCTGGTGTCCTATGGCAGTGCCCGGGCCTCGGACTTCTTCTGCCGCCCTTTGAGGAAGCTGATGGCAGCGGCAGGGGAAATCTCCCGGGGTAATTTCTCCTGCAAGGTGGAGGTGCATACGGGAGATGAGTTGGAGCAGCTGGCCTCTTCCTTCAATGGCATGACAGACGAGCTGGAGCGCTACGAAAAGGAGATTGCCAGTACGGCCCGCGAGACTTCCCGGCTGGAGGCGGAACTGGCGGCGGCAGCCCATATCCAGACCAGCCTGCTGCCGGCCCCGCTGCCTCCCCGGGAAGAGTTCCAGCTGGCGGCAGCTATGTATCCTGCCAAGGAAGTGGGGGGAGATTTCTACGATTTCTTCTATGTGGATGAAGAGCGCCTGGCGGTAATCATCGCAGATGTGTCGGACAAAGGCGTGTCGGCCGCCCTGTTCATGGCTGCAGCCAAAACCGTGCTGAAGAATTCGATTTTGTCAGGGGCAGAGGGCAGTTCTCTGGCAGAAGCCGTGGCCGCGGCCAATGACCAGCTGTCGGCAGATAATGATGAGGGGCTGTTTGTGACGGTCTTTGCAGGTATCCTGCATCTGGCCACAGGAGAATTCGAGTATGTCAATGGGGGGCACAATCCGCCTATACTCCTGCAGGGCGAAGAAGCACCCGCCTATCTTCCCCAGACCAGGAAAAGTCCTGTCCTGGGCATGATGGAAGGTATTCCCTTTGAGGAAAAAAGGCTTTGCCTGGCCCCGGGCAGCCGGCTTTTCCTCTACACGGACGGCGTGACGGAAGCCATGGATGAAAGCAGGCAGATGTTCACCAAGGAGCGTCTGGAAAAGAAGCTGTCCCTGCTGTCTGCCAGGGCTGCCATGGACGAGATCTTAGAAGCCATACTGCTGGAGGTAAAAAGCCATGCAGGGGCGGCTGAGCAGTCGGATGACATCACCATGCTGGCGCTTAAGTATGCCGGCAAGGCCGGACTTTCCCCTGCCCGGTGA
- a CDS encoding PD-(D/E)XK nuclease domain-containing protein: MGKSAREALEQIEEKGYAAPYGADKRQLFKIGVNFDSESRSLSEWLVG, encoded by the coding sequence GTGGGCAAGAGCGCCAGAGAGGCTCTGGAGCAGATCGAGGAAAAGGGGTATGCCGCACCCTACGGAGCAGACAAGCGACAGCTTTTCAAGATTGGTGTGAATTTCGACTCGGAGAGCAGAAGCCTCTCGGAGTGGCTGGTGGGATGA